Genomic segment of Clostridia bacterium:
GGAGCGGAGGATGGGTGGGGGTAAGGCTAAAAAGATAGGCGTTGGTATCGCTCTGGTAAAACTTACGGAACTTGACTCCCAGGAGCTGGATAAACTTGGCTTGCCGGAAGCTGCGGCGAAAGATCCAGTAAAAGACAAATGCGCCCAAGGGGAGAGCAAGGCTAGTAGCTCGAACCAAAGAAGCGGCTCCCAGGAGCAGCCCGGAGACGGCCGGATAAAGCCAACCTTGCCGCTCAGGGCGCTTGACCACTAGTAGATAGGTGGATGCCAAAAGCAGAAAAGTAAAGAGGATCTCTGAGCATAGGACGCTCGTCCACTCGATTTGGCTAGGCATAAGCGCCAGGGCCAAGCCCGCGAATAGCCCGGTCCAGAAGCCCGCCAATCGGTTGCCGATTAGATAGGTTAGTCCTGCCGTTAGCGATCCCATGATTACGTTTGCGGCCTTGGCCACGTAGTAATGGGGACCAAAGAGCTTGTAAAGTCCGGCCAAAAACAGCGGGTAGCCGATGGGCCAGTAAGCGGTGGGCTTGCCGTTAACGCTGTAGCCCTGCCCGTGGATGAGGCCCAGGGCGCGCTCATGGTACCAGCCGAAATCGGAAATGGGATATGTATGTACGTTTAGCACCCACGCTAGCCTGAGGATGAAGGCCAAGAGCACCACGCCGGCTAGCCCCCACCAGACAAGGGCCTTACTGTTATACACCTTTTTCCCTTTCATTGTTGCCTTCTAGTTCTCCCTTCTTTGCTTTCCAAGCACCTCGCGGCAAGCGCCGCTTAGGCAGAAGGTGTGTTGATACCGGTAGTAGGCGGCTACCAGATGTGGAAACTCATGGCAAATCCAACTTTCTCATCATTCGTGACTTGTGTTCGTATTCCTGCTTGCGAAGCTGCCGATCCTGCCAAAGCCCCCTACTATGAAGCTGCCCGCCCCGGCACCAGTCACTCTATGCGCCGGGAGCTCTTCTTGGCAAAGCTAGGAAGAGTCCGGTGCCGGGCACCTGGGAACGAATGGAAGAAGACATGGTGAGTTTTCTCTATCAGCGCTCGCGTGACAATATTGTAGTCCCGTGACACCGTAGTGGTCGGGTGTGCTACGCGCAGTACGTGTAGTATAATAAGCATGTGATAATACGCAGTCTAACGGGCATCTGCACTGTGGCCAAAACAAGCTTTGAAAGCCCCTCACAGGTGTATTCAGGGGAATGGGTATAGAATGAAGATAACTCGCTATTTTGAGGAGCAAGTATTGCGTAAGCGCCTATCTATTCGTCGTGAATGGTGTCAACGAGCAGTCAGGCACCCTGAACACCGAGAAACACAGGCTGATGGCCGAGTCCGTTACTGGATCTTTGTAACTGAATTGCAAAAATACCTGCGGGTTGTCACTTTAGAAGATGGGGAGACGGTACATAACGCGTTTCCTGATCGTGGGTTCAGAGGGGGAAAGCCATAGTGAAGTTTCACTACTACCCTGAAACCGACTCACTTTACATTGATCTTTCCGAGAAACCTAGCGTGGACTCTACCGAGGTTGCCCCTGGGGTGGTGTTGGAT
This window contains:
- a CDS encoding glycosyltransferase family 39 protein; amino-acid sequence: MKGKKVYNSKALVWWGLAGVVLLAFILRLAWVLNVHTYPISDFGWYHERALGLIHGQGYSVNGKPTAYWPIGYPLFLAGLYKLFGPHYYVAKAANVIMGSLTAGLTYLIGNRLAGFWTGLFAGLALALMPSQIEWTSVLCSEILFTFLLLASTYLLVVKRPERQGWLYPAVSGLLLGAASLVRATSLALPLGAFVFYWIFRRSFRQAKFIQLLGVKFRKFYQSDTNAYLFSLTPTHPPL